One part of the Rhizobium rhizogenes genome encodes these proteins:
- a CDS encoding curlin, which produces MIRKSFIASALVALVGIAAAAPAMANDVRIEQYGWSNSAGGAQEGYGNRIRTYQDGGYNRIVGHQYGRHNLSAVGQEGHDNYGSSYQNGNRNVAGIGQFGSSHTTILTQDGNGNIAAGVQVGRGCSANVSQGGNDNVAAFVQACP; this is translated from the coding sequence ATGATCCGGAAGTCTTTCATTGCAAGTGCACTCGTCGCTCTCGTTGGCATCGCTGCCGCGGCACCCGCCATGGCCAATGATGTGCGCATCGAACAATATGGCTGGTCCAACTCTGCCGGTGGCGCGCAGGAAGGATATGGCAACCGGATCCGCACCTATCAGGACGGCGGTTATAACCGGATTGTCGGCCACCAATATGGTCGCCACAACCTTTCAGCAGTCGGTCAGGAGGGGCATGACAATTACGGCTCCTCCTATCAGAACGGCAACCGCAACGTGGCGGGCATCGGGCAGTTCGGCTCCAGCCACACCACCATCCTTACCCAGGATGGCAATGGCAACATCGCCGCCGGTGTTCAGGTGGGCCGGGGCTGCAGCGCCAATGTGAGCCAGGGCGGCAACGACAATGTCGCGGCCTTTGTGCAGGCCTGCCCTTAA
- the csgH gene encoding curli-like amyloid fiber formation chaperone CsgH, protein MPDNIRHPRRLTAILALALLPFGAVAAMSTAKDATDGQFCEIKATPQAGMMRLEALAKGGTGAGGTYNFHVEKSGNGGRSAINQGGDFEAAAGRSQLLSSVTLDAKGARYRAVLDLVIEGRTFSCSRQVGTD, encoded by the coding sequence ATGCCCGATAACATCAGACATCCGCGCCGCCTGACGGCAATCCTTGCGCTGGCACTGCTTCCTTTCGGTGCCGTCGCGGCCATGTCGACCGCAAAAGATGCGACCGATGGGCAGTTTTGCGAGATCAAGGCAACACCGCAGGCCGGCATGATGAGGCTGGAGGCCCTTGCCAAGGGTGGCACCGGTGCCGGTGGAACCTACAACTTTCACGTCGAAAAATCAGGAAACGGCGGCCGCTCCGCCATCAATCAGGGTGGCGACTTCGAGGCCGCCGCCGGACGATCGCAACTGCTGAGCTCGGTGACGCTGGATGCAAAGGGAGCCCGCTACAGGGCGGTGCTGGATCTTGTGATCGAAGGCAGGACTTTCAGTTGCAGCAGGCAGGTCGGCACCGATTAG
- a CDS encoding curlin: MTRNILKLLTVTLLVGAIAPVGFAAPAHAGGRISFNLAPGNAADGDLLSTGLRAYSLYRGLKDADIRQLGRGNAAGIAQNGGGNLGFIRQRGDGHAATLQQNGNNNAYGIFQYGRNTQTNVVQDGDNGSGVTFSYGW; encoded by the coding sequence ATGACCCGCAACATATTGAAACTTCTCACCGTCACTCTGCTTGTCGGCGCCATTGCACCCGTGGGATTTGCAGCGCCCGCCCATGCCGGCGGCCGGATCTCCTTCAACCTCGCGCCCGGTAACGCGGCAGATGGGGACCTTCTTTCAACCGGGCTGCGCGCCTATTCGCTCTATCGTGGCTTAAAGGATGCCGACATCCGGCAGCTGGGCCGGGGCAATGCGGCGGGCATCGCCCAGAATGGCGGCGGCAATCTCGGCTTCATCCGGCAGCGAGGCGACGGTCACGCCGCAACCTTGCAGCAGAATGGCAACAACAATGCCTATGGCATTTTCCAGTATGGGCGCAACACGCAGACCAATGTGGTGCAGGATGGCGATAACGGCAGCGGCGTGACCTTCAGTTATGGCTGGTGA
- a CDS encoding sugar phosphate isomerase/epimerase family protein: protein MKHGIYYSYWEHEWSAKFGPYIEKVAKLGFDIIEVAAHHINEYSDAELAAIKQSAKDNGIILTAGIGPSKSKNLSSEDAAVRAAGKAFFERTLTNVAKLDIRTIGGALHSYWPIDYSQPVDKPGDYARGVEGIHGIADFANDLGINLCIEVLNRFENHVLNTAAEGVAFVKDVGKNNVKVMLDTFHMNIEEDSFGEAIRTAGPLLGHFHTGESNRRVPGKGRMPWQEIGLALRDINYTGAVVMEPFVKTGGTIGSDIKVWRDLSNGADIARMDEDARNSLAFSRFVLGG, encoded by the coding sequence ATGAAACACGGCATCTATTATTCTTACTGGGAACATGAGTGGAGCGCCAAGTTCGGCCCCTATATCGAAAAGGTCGCCAAACTCGGTTTCGATATCATCGAAGTCGCCGCCCACCATATCAACGAATACAGCGACGCCGAACTCGCCGCGATCAAGCAGAGCGCGAAGGATAACGGCATCATCCTCACTGCCGGCATCGGCCCGTCGAAATCAAAGAACCTGTCGTCGGAAGATGCGGCCGTGCGCGCAGCGGGCAAGGCGTTTTTTGAACGGACGCTCACCAATGTCGCCAAGCTCGACATCCGCACCATCGGCGGCGCATTGCATTCCTACTGGCCGATCGATTATTCGCAGCCGGTCGACAAGCCGGGCGATTACGCGCGTGGTGTCGAGGGTATTCACGGCATTGCCGATTTCGCCAATGATCTCGGCATCAATCTGTGCATCGAAGTCCTCAACCGCTTTGAAAACCACGTGCTCAACACGGCGGCCGAAGGTGTCGCCTTCGTCAAGGATGTCGGGAAGAACAATGTGAAGGTCATGCTCGATACCTTCCACATGAACATCGAGGAAGACAGTTTCGGCGAAGCCATCCGCACGGCCGGCCCGTTGCTGGGTCACTTCCACACCGGCGAGAGCAATCGCCGTGTTCCCGGCAAAGGCAGGATGCCCTGGCAGGAAATCGGCCTCGCGCTTCGCGATATCAATTACACCGGTGCCGTCGTCATGGAACCCTTCGTCAAGACCGGCGGCACCATCGGTTCTGATATCAAGGTGTGGCGTGATCTGAGCAACGGCGCTGACATCGCCAGAATGGACGAGGATGCCCGCAACTCCCTGGCATTCTCCCGTTTCGTCCTCGGCGGCTGA
- a CDS encoding nucleoside triphosphate hydrolase yields the protein MSTIDDNAREIAGLALRRLERAKGRRVMIAIAGAPGSGKSTIAEGVVDVLNAGRGEPAALFPMDGYHYDDAVLEEMNRRPFKGAIDTFDAHGLRHMLERLKANEDDVIAVPVFDRAIEIARAGGRLIPQSVDIIVCEGNYLLAGQSPWNRLKPIFDLTVFVDVGEDDLRARLRNRWLGFGLAEDEINRKVEENDLPNGRFIISTSTEPDLRIGNPGSGAAS from the coding sequence TTGAGCACAATTGACGATAATGCCCGTGAGATTGCGGGCTTGGCCCTCCGGCGCCTGGAAAGGGCAAAAGGCCGGCGCGTGATGATCGCGATTGCCGGCGCCCCGGGATCGGGAAAATCGACCATTGCCGAAGGTGTGGTGGATGTGTTGAACGCAGGCAGAGGCGAGCCCGCCGCGCTTTTCCCGATGGATGGTTATCACTATGACGATGCCGTGCTCGAAGAGATGAACCGCCGTCCGTTCAAGGGCGCCATCGATACTTTCGATGCCCACGGGTTGCGACACATGCTCGAGCGCCTCAAGGCCAATGAGGATGATGTCATCGCCGTTCCGGTCTTTGACCGGGCGATCGAAATCGCTCGCGCCGGCGGCCGATTAATCCCGCAATCCGTCGATATCATCGTCTGTGAAGGCAATTATCTCCTCGCCGGCCAGTCGCCGTGGAACCGCCTCAAGCCGATCTTCGATCTGACGGTTTTCGTCGATGTCGGCGAGGACGATCTGCGTGCGCGGCTGAGAAACCGCTGGCTGGGCTTCGGCCTTGCCGAGGATGAGATCAACCGGAAGGTCGAGGAGAACGATCTTCCGAACGGCCGTTTCATCATCTCGACGAGCACCGAACCCGATCTTCGCATCGGCAATCCGGGAAGCGGGGCCGCTTCCTGA
- a CDS encoding sugar phosphate isomerase/epimerase — MKGFGVHAMMWSLNWDHESARRAIAGAADYGQDFIEIPLVDLPSVDTRHTRALLEKYGLRAACSLVLPEPAWASVRPEAAVAHLKAALDKAAEMGAEALTGVTYGGISERTGFPPTQAEYDNLTRALSQAAGHAKTLGLQFGIEAVNRYENHLVNSAEQAVALVERIGADNIFVHLDTFHMNMEEKGIANGIIVARNHLKYMHMSESDRGTPGFGNVAWDAVFAALAAIGFKGVLTLESFAAMPEEMAGAISTWRPVASGADEVLDKGLAFLRDKASQYRIF, encoded by the coding sequence GTGAAAGGCTTTGGTGTTCACGCAATGATGTGGTCCCTCAACTGGGATCATGAAAGCGCCAGGCGGGCCATTGCCGGTGCTGCGGATTATGGGCAGGACTTCATCGAGATTCCGCTTGTCGATCTCCCATCCGTCGATACGCGGCATACCCGCGCCCTGCTGGAGAAATACGGTCTGCGGGCCGCTTGCTCGCTGGTTCTGCCGGAGCCCGCCTGGGCCTCCGTCCGCCCGGAAGCAGCCGTCGCGCATCTGAAGGCCGCGCTGGACAAGGCCGCCGAAATGGGGGCGGAAGCGCTGACCGGCGTTACCTATGGCGGCATCAGCGAGCGCACGGGTTTTCCGCCGACACAGGCCGAATACGACAATCTGACACGCGCACTATCTCAGGCTGCCGGCCACGCGAAGACGCTTGGCCTGCAATTCGGGATCGAGGCCGTCAACCGCTACGAAAACCATCTGGTCAACTCAGCCGAACAGGCCGTGGCGCTGGTTGAGCGTATCGGTGCCGACAATATCTTTGTCCATCTCGATACCTTCCACATGAACATGGAAGAGAAGGGCATCGCCAATGGCATTATCGTTGCCCGTAACCATCTGAAATACATGCATATGTCGGAAAGCGACCGCGGCACGCCGGGTTTCGGCAACGTTGCCTGGGACGCGGTGTTCGCCGCACTCGCGGCGATTGGCTTCAAGGGTGTGCTGACGCTCGAAAGCTTTGCCGCGATGCCGGAGGAGATGGCGGGTGCGATTTCCACCTGGCGGCCGGTCGCGTCAGGCGCAGACGAGGTCCTCGACAAGGGGCTGGCCTTCCTGCGCGACAAGGCAAGCCAATACCGGATTTTCTGA
- a CDS encoding ABC transporter permease yields MSSFVRKLNAIFGADMAGPVIAFVAVMFIFGTLADNFLSLATFGSVAFQLPELGLLTLAMLLPLLTGGINLSVTFAANLSGLAAAWVLQAHGGVDAPPSAFLLACLAALATGGAAGAMTGAAIAYTRAHPILVTLSMMIFLRGLGEFLTRGGDVSGFPAYMAPLGHGTLFGLPIPLLIFIACVGLWHVLLTRTKLGFGLLMIGSNIEAARYSGLNTRKIQVLVYTLSGLMCAVAGIIMLARFNSVRVGHGESYLLITVLAAFLGGINPFGGFGRVLPVFVALIVLQLLSSGLNLLGANQHLATALWGVLMIVVMAARGLFSGYFASLRKKV; encoded by the coding sequence ATGAGCAGCTTCGTTCGGAAACTCAACGCGATTTTCGGCGCCGACATGGCCGGGCCGGTGATTGCCTTTGTCGCGGTGATGTTCATCTTCGGGACGCTGGCGGATAATTTTCTGTCGCTCGCCACATTCGGTTCGGTCGCCTTCCAGCTGCCCGAACTCGGTCTTCTGACATTGGCGATGCTGCTGCCGCTGCTGACCGGTGGGATCAATCTTTCCGTCACCTTCGCCGCCAATCTGTCGGGGCTTGCGGCAGCCTGGGTGCTGCAGGCCCATGGCGGCGTGGACGCACCGCCGAGCGCCTTCCTGCTCGCCTGCCTTGCCGCCCTTGCCACCGGTGGTGCTGCCGGCGCCATGACCGGCGCGGCGATTGCCTATACCCGCGCGCACCCGATCCTCGTCACCCTGTCGATGATGATTTTCCTGCGCGGGCTCGGGGAGTTCCTGACGCGTGGCGGCGATGTTTCCGGTTTTCCGGCCTATATGGCGCCGCTTGGTCACGGCACGCTTTTCGGGCTGCCCATCCCGCTGCTGATCTTTATCGCCTGCGTCGGGCTGTGGCACGTACTCCTGACCCGCACGAAGCTCGGTTTCGGTCTGCTGATGATCGGCTCCAATATCGAGGCGGCGCGTTATTCCGGTCTCAACACCCGCAAGATCCAGGTGCTCGTCTACACGCTCTCGGGTCTCATGTGTGCCGTCGCCGGCATCATCATGCTTGCCCGCTTCAACTCGGTGCGTGTGGGACACGGTGAATCCTACCTGCTGATCACGGTACTGGCGGCGTTCCTCGGCGGTATCAATCCATTCGGCGGCTTCGGCCGTGTGCTGCCCGTCTTCGTCGCGCTGATCGTGCTGCAGCTCCTGTCGTCCGGCCTCAATCTTCTCGGCGCCAACCAGCATCTGGCAACGGCGCTGTGGGGTGTGCTGATGATTGTCGTCATGGCCGCGCGCGGCCTGTTTTCAGGTTACTTCGCATCTCTCAGAAAGAAGGTATGA
- a CDS encoding ABC transporter permease has product MRRLILGHTTEFTLLVVMVLLCTGLSLATDRFLTISNAFDVLNVSAVNIIFAVGLLVVLISGGIDISFAVAASVVQYVMVLALNALGGGNWAEGFIIAGAVGLGLGFVNAFLVWRLNIISIVATISTFNIFFGLLMFFTKGVSIYDLPEWLSTRVVFYEREMPDGSWVELTLPVVVMILCCFATWFMISRTTVGRKLYAFGDNPEGARRFGINIGAMHYISFGWLGLMAGIAGLMQAHYAQEVVPNALYGRELDVLAATVLGGARLGGGKGSVIGCVLGVLMVSITQNGLNLMGVSPFAFKMIVGAIILIAITLSSTRFDKLLPAALRPSPRKGSAQR; this is encoded by the coding sequence ATGCGTAGGCTCATCCTCGGACATACGACCGAATTCACGCTGCTTGTGGTCATGGTGCTGCTCTGCACGGGCCTGTCCCTTGCAACCGACCGTTTCCTCACCATCTCCAATGCCTTCGATGTGCTGAATGTCTCGGCGGTCAACATCATCTTTGCGGTCGGCCTGCTTGTCGTGCTGATTTCGGGCGGTATCGACATCTCCTTCGCGGTTGCCGCTTCCGTCGTGCAATATGTCATGGTGCTGGCGCTCAATGCGCTCGGCGGCGGCAACTGGGCCGAAGGTTTCATCATTGCCGGCGCCGTCGGCCTTGGTCTCGGCTTCGTCAACGCCTTTCTGGTCTGGCGGCTCAATATCATTTCCATCGTTGCGACCATTTCCACCTTCAACATCTTCTTCGGCCTGCTGATGTTCTTCACCAAGGGCGTGTCGATCTACGATCTGCCGGAATGGCTTTCGACCCGCGTGGTGTTTTATGAGCGCGAGATGCCGGATGGTTCCTGGGTCGAGCTGACATTGCCGGTCGTTGTCATGATCCTCTGCTGCTTCGCTACCTGGTTCATGATTTCTCGCACCACGGTCGGCCGCAAACTTTATGCTTTCGGTGACAATCCGGAAGGCGCACGCCGCTTCGGCATCAATATCGGCGCCATGCATTATATTTCCTTCGGCTGGCTCGGCCTGATGGCGGGCATTGCCGGGCTCATGCAGGCGCATTACGCGCAGGAGGTCGTGCCCAACGCGCTTTATGGCCGCGAGCTGGATGTCCTTGCTGCCACCGTGCTTGGCGGCGCGCGGCTTGGCGGCGGCAAGGGTTCGGTCATCGGCTGCGTGCTTGGGGTGTTGATGGTGTCCATCACCCAGAACGGCCTCAACCTGATGGGCGTGTCTCCCTTTGCATTCAAGATGATCGTCGGCGCCATCATTCTCATTGCAATCACGCTGTCCTCCACCCGGTTCGACAAGCTGCTGCCGGCAGCCTTGCGACCCTCGCCAAGAAAGGGGAGTGCGCAGCGATGA
- a CDS encoding sugar ABC transporter ATP-binding protein, which translates to MSAEPLLSLKNVKVTFGGVRALKGVSFEVNPGEVHCLAGENGCGKSTLIKVITGVYTPENDAELYFDGKPIAAMTPTLAQSLGIQVIWQDLALFDEMSVAENIGFQYAVNGKYGLVDKGAIAKAAEKALARLGVQIDIHRPLKELPIAQRQIVAIARALVGEARLVFMDEPTASLTQSETDYLIDIVRNLSASGVAVVFVSHRLAEVLEISDRITVLRDGSLVGVFPVEGMTQSRVTELMTGRNFDSAVIAADHNDKPVVLSVRGLSRAGEFEDVSFDLRQGETLGITGLLGAGRTELALTLFGMHRPQSGEILIDGKKVNFHSNRDAIRAGVAYLSEDRLALGLNQPQSIADNLVMASLDRLLTGGLISPSKKADVVSRWISALGVKIGLPEDPIRTLSGGNQQRVAIAKWLAIGPKILILDAPTVGVDVGARAGIFEIVRKLAAEGLSIIVISDEPPEVYFNTDRIIHMVEGRFHATHDPRHVSLTELESAIYA; encoded by the coding sequence ATGAGCGCAGAACCGCTCCTGTCCCTCAAGAATGTCAAAGTCACCTTTGGCGGCGTGCGCGCCCTGAAAGGCGTTTCTTTCGAGGTCAATCCCGGTGAAGTGCATTGCCTGGCCGGCGAAAACGGCTGTGGCAAAAGCACGCTGATCAAGGTCATCACAGGCGTTTATACACCCGAAAACGATGCTGAATTGTATTTCGACGGCAAGCCGATAGCCGCAATGACCCCGACGCTTGCGCAATCGCTTGGCATTCAGGTGATCTGGCAGGATCTGGCGCTGTTTGATGAAATGTCAGTGGCGGAAAATATCGGCTTTCAGTACGCGGTGAATGGAAAATATGGGCTGGTCGACAAGGGCGCGATCGCAAAAGCGGCCGAGAAGGCTCTGGCTCGGCTCGGCGTTCAGATCGACATTCACCGTCCGCTGAAGGAACTGCCCATTGCCCAGCGTCAGATCGTGGCGATTGCCCGCGCACTGGTCGGGGAAGCGCGCCTCGTTTTCATGGACGAGCCGACCGCGTCGCTGACGCAATCGGAAACGGACTACCTGATCGACATCGTCCGCAACCTGTCGGCCTCGGGTGTCGCGGTTGTCTTCGTCTCGCACCGGCTGGCGGAAGTGCTTGAGATTTCAGATCGCATCACCGTGCTGCGCGATGGGTCGCTTGTCGGTGTCTTCCCGGTTGAAGGCATGACCCAGTCACGCGTGACCGAACTGATGACCGGCCGCAATTTCGACAGCGCCGTCATAGCTGCCGATCACAATGACAAGCCGGTCGTTCTGTCCGTGCGCGGGCTCAGCCGGGCGGGTGAGTTTGAAGATGTGTCTTTCGATCTGCGGCAGGGCGAAACGCTGGGGATTACCGGCCTGCTGGGAGCCGGACGCACCGAACTGGCCTTGACCCTTTTCGGCATGCATCGGCCGCAATCGGGTGAAATCCTGATCGACGGGAAGAAGGTGAATTTCCACTCCAACCGGGATGCTATCCGGGCCGGCGTCGCCTATCTTTCCGAAGACCGGCTGGCGCTTGGTCTCAATCAGCCCCAGTCGATTGCCGATAATCTCGTCATGGCCTCGCTCGACCGGTTGCTGACGGGCGGCCTTATCTCGCCATCGAAAAAGGCGGATGTGGTTTCCCGCTGGATTTCAGCGCTCGGTGTCAAGATCGGCCTGCCGGAAGATCCGATCCGCACGCTTTCGGGCGGAAACCAGCAGCGTGTCGCCATTGCCAAGTGGCTGGCGATCGGGCCGAAAATCCTCATTCTGGATGCGCCGACCGTGGGTGTCGATGTCGGCGCGCGTGCCGGCATTTTCGAAATCGTCCGCAAGCTCGCGGCCGAAGGTCTTTCGATCATCGTCATCTCCGATGAACCGCCGGAAGTCTATTTCAACACAGACAGGATCATTCACATGGTCGAAGGCCGGTTCCACGCCACCCATGATCCGCGACATGTGTCGCTTACCGAACTGGAGTCCGCCATCTATGCGTAG
- a CDS encoding substrate-binding domain-containing protein: MKKIIAAALGLSLALLSSAAFAEGPKVGVVVKIGGIPWFNAMEAGIKEQSKKLGVDGFMVGPTSADPALQVRAIEDLIAQKVDFIGVVPNDAKVLEPVLKKAQAAGIKVITHESPKQLGADWDFELASAKGFGEAHGKLLAEKMGGKGSYAVFVGSLTVPLHNAWADAAIAYIKANYPDMKLVGDRYGVAEDLDKSRSTALDLMSANADLSGFLAFGSQGPIGAGRAVEERRKDGKVFVIGPFSPGQGAKLIKSGALTGGFMWNPKQAGEVFITLADRIAKGETPKAGDNIEGLGTINPEGNTIVVDQLLKIDKESIDKLVSMGL, encoded by the coding sequence ATGAAGAAAATTATTGCTGCGGCGCTCGGCCTGTCGCTTGCGCTGCTCTCATCCGCGGCCTTCGCCGAAGGGCCGAAGGTTGGCGTCGTCGTCAAGATCGGCGGTATTCCGTGGTTCAATGCGATGGAGGCCGGCATCAAGGAGCAGAGCAAGAAGCTCGGCGTTGACGGTTTCATGGTTGGCCCGACCAGCGCCGACCCGGCGCTGCAGGTTCGTGCCATCGAAGACCTGATCGCCCAGAAAGTCGATTTCATCGGCGTTGTGCCGAATGATGCGAAGGTGCTGGAACCGGTGCTGAAGAAGGCCCAGGCCGCCGGCATCAAGGTCATCACCCATGAATCGCCCAAACAGCTTGGCGCCGACTGGGATTTCGAACTGGCTTCAGCCAAGGGGTTTGGTGAAGCGCATGGCAAGCTTCTGGCGGAAAAGATGGGCGGCAAGGGTTCTTATGCCGTCTTCGTCGGTTCGCTCACCGTGCCGCTTCACAATGCCTGGGCCGATGCCGCCATCGCCTATATCAAGGCCAATTATCCGGACATGAAGCTCGTCGGCGATCGCTACGGCGTCGCCGAAGATCTCGACAAGAGCCGGTCGACGGCGCTCGATCTGATGTCCGCCAATGCCGACCTGAGCGGTTTCCTTGCCTTTGGTTCGCAGGGACCGATCGGTGCCGGGCGTGCCGTCGAAGAGCGGCGCAAGGATGGCAAGGTCTTCGTCATCGGCCCGTTTTCGCCGGGGCAGGGCGCCAAGCTGATCAAATCGGGCGCGTTGACAGGCGGATTCATGTGGAACCCGAAACAGGCCGGTGAAGTCTTCATCACCCTCGCGGACCGTATCGCCAAGGGCGAAACGCCCAAGGCCGGTGACAATATCGAAGGTCTCGGCACCATCAATCCCGAGGGTAACACCATCGTCGTCGATCAGCTTTTGAAGATCGACAAGGAAAGCATCGACAAGCTCGTTTCCATGGGCCTCTGA
- a CDS encoding LacI family DNA-binding transcriptional regulator, translating to MTGISSKKATIYDLSLLSGASASTVSAVLNGSWRKRRISEETADKILSLAKAQRYTTNLQARGLRSSKSGLVGLLVPVYDNRFFSSMAQTFEGQARKRGLSPMVVSGRRDPEEERRTVETLIAYSIDALFIAGVTDPDGVHQVCARAALPHVNIDLPGKFASSVISNNRHGAEILTSAILAHAAKGGSLGPDDVILFGGHDDHASRERIDGFHAAKADYFGVQSGDDIEITGYSPRMTELAFERFFERRGRLPRCFFVNSSINFEGLLRFMGRHDGEAFGDIVVGCFDYDPFASFLPFPVYMIKPDIAQMLEKGFELLEENRAEPEVTIIEPQLIPPRTALEGPLDDIWDPVAVRRISR from the coding sequence GTGACAGGCATAAGTTCCAAGAAAGCCACCATTTATGACTTGTCGCTCTTGTCTGGCGCATCAGCCTCGACAGTGAGCGCAGTGTTGAATGGATCGTGGCGCAAGCGGCGGATTTCGGAGGAAACCGCAGACAAAATTCTCTCGCTCGCCAAGGCACAGCGCTACACCACCAATCTGCAGGCCCGTGGCCTCAGGAGCTCAAAATCCGGTCTTGTCGGGCTTCTGGTGCCGGTTTATGACAACCGGTTCTTTTCATCCATGGCGCAGACCTTCGAGGGGCAGGCACGCAAACGCGGCCTGTCGCCGATGGTGGTTTCCGGGCGGCGCGACCCCGAGGAGGAACGTCGCACCGTCGAGACGCTGATCGCCTATTCGATTGATGCCCTGTTCATTGCCGGCGTCACCGATCCCGATGGCGTACACCAGGTCTGCGCCCGCGCCGCCCTTCCACACGTCAATATCGACCTGCCCGGCAAATTTGCGTCGTCCGTCATTTCCAACAACCGGCACGGCGCGGAAATCCTGACATCGGCAATCCTTGCCCATGCGGCAAAGGGTGGGTCGCTCGGCCCTGACGACGTCATCCTGTTCGGCGGTCATGACGACCACGCCAGCCGCGAGCGTATTGATGGCTTTCATGCCGCGAAAGCCGATTATTTCGGCGTGCAGAGTGGTGACGACATCGAGATCACCGGTTATTCGCCGCGCATGACGGAACTGGCCTTCGAACGCTTCTTCGAGCGCAGGGGCCGTCTTCCCCGCTGTTTCTTCGTCAATTCATCGATCAACTTCGAAGGGCTGCTTCGTTTCATGGGGCGTCACGACGGGGAAGCGTTTGGCGACATCGTCGTCGGCTGTTTTGACTACGACCCATTCGCGTCATTTCTTCCCTTTCCCGTTTACATGATCAAACCCGATATTGCGCAGATGCTCGAAAAAGGGTTCGAACTGCTGGAAGAGAACCGCGCAGAGCCCGAAGTCACCATTATCGAACCGCAGCTCATCCCCCCGCGCACCGCCCTTGAAGGGCCGCTTGATGATATCTGGGATCCGGTCGCGGTACGCCGCATATCAAGATGA
- a CDS encoding tetratricopeptide repeat protein, producing MIEKLLKMLEDGKDAPLLRFSLAKALMAARQFDDAAQHLREAVHQDPDYSAAWAALGECLMHLGDDDGAIAAWTEGSAVAMKKGDIQAKRQMDVRLRRAQSRRLNNAS from the coding sequence ATGATCGAAAAGCTCCTGAAGATGCTGGAAGACGGTAAAGATGCCCCTCTCCTGCGCTTTTCCCTCGCAAAGGCCCTGATGGCCGCGCGGCAATTCGACGATGCGGCGCAGCATCTGCGCGAGGCGGTTCACCAAGACCCCGATTATTCGGCAGCCTGGGCGGCACTTGGCGAATGCCTTATGCATCTCGGAGACGACGACGGCGCGATTGCCGCGTGGACTGAAGGCAGCGCGGTCGCCATGAAAAAAGGAGACATCCAGGCGAAACGGCAGATGGACGTCCGGCTTCGGCGTGCGCAATCGCGGCGCCTCAACAATGCCAGCTAG